The following coding sequences are from one Triticum aestivum cultivar Chinese Spring chromosome 5A, IWGSC CS RefSeq v2.1, whole genome shotgun sequence window:
- the LOC123101385 gene encoding serine carboxypeptidase 1-like has protein sequence MAELGPFRVNPDGKTLSRNRHAWNNLANVIFLESPAGVGFSYSNASIPSGDTRTAVDAYMFLLHWLERFPEYKGRDFYISGESYAGHYVPQLAAVILALRELGATNMNLKGIFVGNPLLDKSNNSYGSLEFLWSHGVISDEVWANVNGPCNSGQGSGCDDSFDEGDIDTYNIYAPVCIQSPDGSIHPSSYLPGYDPCIDAYIDAYLNNPEVQKAMHARTNTDWSECSESLNGWTDSPVSMMPTIGRLVDKGLRVWIYSGDMDDACPITATRYAVKDLNLTITKPWRPWYTPDNEVGGYAQQYEGGFTFASVRGAGHFVPSFQPKRSLVLLYSFMKGVLPPGALPPGVSVWSGV, from the exons ATGGCGGAGCTCGGCCCGTTCCGTGTGAACCCCGACGGGAAGACGCTGAGCAGAAACAGGCATGCCTGGAACAATT TGGCAAATGTGATCTTCCTGGAGTCGCCGGCGGGCGTCGGGTTCTCCTACTCGAACGCATCGATACCGAGCGGCGACACGAGGACTGCAGTGGACGCCTACATGTTCCTGCTCCACTGGCTTGAGAGGTTCCCCGAATACAAGGGCCGCGACTTCTACATCTCCGGGGAGAGCTACGCCGGACACTACGTCCCCCAGCTCGCCGCCGTCATCCTCGCCCTCCGCGAACTCGGTGCCACGAACATGAACCTCAAGGGCATCTTC GTCGGCAATCCGCTGCTCGATAAGTCCAATAACTCATATGGATCGTTAGAGTTCCTGTGGAGCCACGGGGTGATCTCCGACGAGGTGTGGGCCAACGTCAACGGGCCGTGCAACTCCGGGCAGGGCAGCGGGTGCGACGACTCGTTCGATGAGGGCGACATCGATACGTACAACATTTACGCCCCGGTCTGCATCCAGTCGCCAGACGGGAGTATCCACCCCAGCAGCTAC TTGCCAGGCTATGATCCGTGCATCGATGCCTATATCGACGCCTACCTCAACAATCCTGAGGTGCAGAAGGCTATGCATGCTAGAACCAACACCGATTGGTCAGAGTGCTC AGAGTCATTGAACGGCTGGACCGATTCCCCAGTTTCCATGATGCCAACCATCGGTCGGCTTGTTGACAAGGGATTAAGAGTCTGGATCTACAG TGGTGACATGGATGATGCGTGCCCGATTACCGCGACGAGGTACGCTGTCAAGGATCTCAATCTGACCATCACAAAACCGTGGCGTCCATGGTACACCCCTGACAACGAG GTTGGAGGCTACGCTCAGCAATACGAAGGAGGGTTCACATTCGCGTCCGTGCGAGGAGCTGGCCATTTCGTCCCTAGCTTCCAGCCCAAGAGATCACTTGTTCTTTTATACTCCTTCATGAAAGGAGTTCTGCCACCTGGTGCTCTGCCACCTGGGGTCTCAGTATGGAGTGGGGTCTAA